The following coding sequences are from one Pseudomonas mendocina window:
- a CDS encoding acyl-CoA dehydrogenase yields MAKASFNWIDPLLLDQQLTEEERMVRDSAQQFADDKLAPRVLEAFRHEQTDPKIFREMGETGLLGATIPEAYGGSGLNYVCYGLIAREVERIDSGYRSMMSVQSSLVMVPINEFGNEATKQKYLPKLASGEYIGCFGLTEPNHGSDPGAMVTRAKKVEGGYRLTGSKMWITNSPIADVFVVWAKDDAGEIRGFVLEKGWEGLSAPAIHGKVGLRASITGEIVMDNVFCPEENAFPDVRGLRGPFTCLNSARYGISWGALGAAEFCWHTARQYVLDRNQFGRPLAANQLIQKKLADMQTEITLALQGCLRLGRMKDEGTAAVEITSIMKRNSCGKALDIARLARDMLGGNGISDEFGIARHLVNLEVVNTYEGTHDVHALILGRAQTGIQAFF; encoded by the coding sequence ATGGCCAAGGCAAGCTTCAACTGGATCGACCCGCTGCTGCTGGATCAGCAACTGACCGAAGAAGAGCGCATGGTGCGTGACAGCGCCCAGCAGTTCGCCGATGACAAGCTGGCGCCCCGCGTGCTGGAAGCCTTCCGTCATGAGCAGACCGATCCGAAGATCTTCCGCGAGATGGGCGAAACCGGCCTGCTCGGCGCCACCATCCCCGAAGCCTACGGTGGCAGCGGCCTGAACTACGTGTGCTACGGCCTGATCGCGCGAGAAGTGGAGCGCATCGACTCCGGTTACCGTTCGATGATGAGCGTGCAGTCGTCCCTGGTGATGGTGCCGATCAATGAGTTCGGCAATGAGGCGACCAAGCAGAAGTACCTGCCCAAACTGGCCAGCGGTGAGTACATCGGCTGCTTCGGCCTGACCGAGCCTAACCATGGTTCCGATCCCGGCGCCATGGTCACGCGTGCCAAGAAGGTCGAAGGCGGCTATCGCCTGACCGGCAGCAAGATGTGGATTACCAACAGTCCGATCGCCGATGTCTTCGTGGTCTGGGCCAAGGATGACGCTGGCGAGATTCGCGGCTTCGTCCTGGAAAAAGGCTGGGAAGGCCTCTCCGCTCCGGCGATTCACGGCAAGGTCGGTCTGCGCGCGTCGATCACCGGCGAGATCGTCATGGACAATGTGTTCTGCCCTGAAGAGAACGCCTTCCCGGATGTACGTGGCCTGCGTGGTCCGTTCACTTGCCTGAACTCCGCTCGTTACGGCATCAGCTGGGGTGCGCTGGGCGCCGCCGAATTCTGCTGGCACACCGCGCGCCAGTACGTACTCGATCGCAACCAGTTTGGTCGCCCGCTGGCGGCCAATCAGCTGATCCAGAAGAAACTGGCCGACATGCAGACCGAGATCACGCTGGCGCTGCAAGGCTGCCTGCGCCTCGGCCGGATGAAGGACGAAGGCACCGCTGCCGTGGAAATCACCTCGATCATGAAGCGCAACAGTTGCGGCAAGGCGTTGGATATCGCCCGCCTGGCGCGCGACATGCTGGGCGGCAACGGCATCAGCGATGAGTTCGGCATCGCCCGGCATCTGGTCAACCTCGAAGTGGTCAACACCTACGAGGGCACACATGACGTGCATGCACTGATCCTCGGCCGCGCCCAGACCGGCATCCAGGCCTTCTTCTAA